The genome window AGCAATACGTGCGCGGCGTCTATCGCGACAGCGGCTACCAGGAGGTCAAGGCGCCGCAGATCCTGGACCGCTCGCTGTGGGAAAAGACGGGGCACTGGGACAACTATCGCGACAACATGTTCACGACGGAGTCCGAGAACCGCTATTACGCGCTCAAGCCCATGAACTGCCCGGGCCACGTGCAGATCTTCCGCGCCAACCTGCATTCCTACCGCGACCTGCCGCTGCGCTACGGCGAATTCGGCCAGTGCCACCGCAACGAACCCTCGGGCGCGCTGCACGGGATGATGCGCGTGCGCGGCTTCACGCAGGACGACGGCCATATCTTCTGTACCGAGGACCAGATCCTGGACGAGTGCGTGGCCTTCACGGCGCAGCTGCAGCGCGTCTACCGCGACTTCGGCTTCACCGACATCCTGTACAAGATCGCCACGCGGCCGGAAAGCCGGATCGGGTCGGACGAGGTCTGGGACAAGGCCGAGCAGGCCTTGATCGAAAGCCTGCGCCGTTCCGGCTGCGAGTACGAGATCAGCCCGGGCGACGGCGCCTTCTATGGCCCGAAGATCGAATACACGCTGAAGGACGCCATCGGCCGCCACTGGCAGTGCGGCACGATCCAGGTGGACTTCTCCATGCCCGGCCGCCTGGGGGCCGAATACGTGGACCAGCACGACCAGCGCGTGACCCCCGTCATGCTGCACCGGGCCATCCTGGGTTCGATGGAGCGGTTCATCGGCATGCTGATCGAGAATTTCGGCGGCGCCATGCCGCCCTGGCTGGCGCCGGTCCAGGCCGTGGTCTGCAATATTTCGGAATCCACGGCCGAATACGCCCAAAGTGTCGCGCAAACCCTGAAAAAACAAGGGTTTAGAGTGGAATCGGATTTGCGCGGTGAAAAGATCACCTATAAAATCCGGGAGCACAGCTTGCAAAAAATTCCCTATATCCTCGTGGTGGGGGAAAAAGAAAGGCAAGCTGCATCGGTGGCCGTACGCGCCCGCGGCGGCATCGACCTGGGGGTTCTCCCGATCGATGTGTTCTCGTCGCGGCTCGCTGCCGACGTGGCCGAGCGCCGCAACCCGGAAGCCCCTGCCAATCCGTCCTGATCGCGTGGTTGGCCGTTCCGGGGGCCGGGCACGGCTCGTGCTGGCGGCGGGGCAACCCGCCGCACGCGGCCGTTTCAATCAAATTCAGGAGTTTTAGACATCGCTACCGACAAGCCGAATCGCATCAATGGTGAAATTACCGCACTTGAGGTGCGCCTGATTGGGGTCGACGGCGAACAGCTTGGCATCGTCAAGCTGGCCGAAGCAGTTAGGCTTTCCGAACAGAATGATGTTGATCTGGTAGAAATTGCCCCCAACGCGCAGCCTCCGGTCTGCCGCCTGATGGACTACGGCAAGTTCAAGTACCAAGAGCAGAAGCGACAGCACGAAGCCAAGCTCAAGCAGAAGATCATCCAGGTCAAGGAAGTCAAGTTCCGTCCCGGTACCGACGAAGGCGATTACCAGGTCAAGCTGCGTAATCTGCGCCGGTTCCTGGAAGAGGGCGACAAGGCCAAGGTCACGCTGCGCTTCCGCGGCCGCGAGATGGCCCACCAGGAGCTGGGCATGCGCGTGCTGGAACGTGTGCGCGACGATCTGGTCGAGATCAGCGCTGTCGAGGCGATGCCCAAGCTGGAAGGCCGCCAGATGGTGATGGTGCTGGCGCCCAAGAAAAAGGCCCTGCCGCCCGGCAAGGGTGCAGCGGGCGAATAACGCGGTATAATCTTCGGTTTTCCGGGATGACCGTACCCTTTATGGGGGCATCCCGGCGAATCCCGGTGCGAAATTCCTGGCACCGGGCAATCCGGCTTCCTTGCGACGCCTTCAAATCCGCCAGGCGGGGTACGACCCGCGCCGGCGGTGCGCCGCAGGATCCGGAGCAGGTAAAACAAGTGAATGCGGGTCGTCAAGTCCGGCAGGATATCGCCGGCACCCGTGAGCATGTAAACGTACAGGAAGCAGTCATGCCTAAGATGAAGACCAAGAAAAGCGCCGCCAAGCGCTTTAAGGTCCGCGGTAGCGGTTCCATCAAGCGGGGCCAGGCGTTCAAGCGCCACATCCTCACGAAGAAAACCAC of Pigmentiphaga sp. H8 contains these proteins:
- the rpmI gene encoding 50S ribosomal protein L35, translated to MPKMKTKKSAAKRFKVRGSGSIKRGQAFKRHILTKKTTKNKRQLRGSTAVHEADVKSVRAMMPFA
- the infC gene encoding translation initiation factor IF-3, which translates into the protein MATDKPNRINGEITALEVRLIGVDGEQLGIVKLAEAVRLSEQNDVDLVEIAPNAQPPVCRLMDYGKFKYQEQKRQHEAKLKQKIIQVKEVKFRPGTDEGDYQVKLRNLRRFLEEGDKAKVTLRFRGREMAHQELGMRVLERVRDDLVEISAVEAMPKLEGRQMVMVLAPKKKALPPGKGAAGE
- the thrS gene encoding threonine--tRNA ligase; translated protein: MIKVTLPDGSQREFPAPVTVADVAASIGAGLAKAALAGRVTYQGSEPTLVDTSHTIDRDVQLAIITGKDADGLDLIRHSTAHLLAYAVKSLFPEAQVTIGPVIDNGFYYDFSYSRPFTPEDLAAIENKMLELAKKDEIVTREEWKRDDAVDFFNSIGEKYKAEIIASIPDNQTISLYREGDFVDLCRGPHVPSTGKLKVFKLMKVAGAYWRGDSKNEMLQRIYGTAWAKKEDQDAYLTMLEEAEKRDHRKLGRELDLFHFQDEAPGLVFWHPKGWTIWQQVEQYVRGVYRDSGYQEVKAPQILDRSLWEKTGHWDNYRDNMFTTESENRYYALKPMNCPGHVQIFRANLHSYRDLPLRYGEFGQCHRNEPSGALHGMMRVRGFTQDDGHIFCTEDQILDECVAFTAQLQRVYRDFGFTDILYKIATRPESRIGSDEVWDKAEQALIESLRRSGCEYEISPGDGAFYGPKIEYTLKDAIGRHWQCGTIQVDFSMPGRLGAEYVDQHDQRVTPVMLHRAILGSMERFIGMLIENFGGAMPPWLAPVQAVVCNISESTAEYAQSVAQTLKKQGFRVESDLRGEKITYKIREHSLQKIPYILVVGEKERQAASVAVRARGGIDLGVLPIDVFSSRLAADVAERRNPEAPANPS